The sequence AGAGATATGACTCAAGAAGAAAGAGATCTCATGGGTGGTATGGTTAAAATGGTTCATAAACAATTCATTAAAGATATCTTGAAAAAAAGAAAAGACAAAATCAAAGGAGATATTGGTGAACATGCCCAAGGACAAGTATTCTCCGGAGAAGAAGCTTTGAAATTGGGACTGGTTGACGAACTTGCTGGACTCTGGCAAGCAGGCCGACTCATTCATAAAGAACTTAAACTAGAAAAAGAGTTTGGCCTTCGCTATATCAAAAAGAAGAAGAAATCTAACTTTTTAGAGGTTCTTGATTCATTAGAAAGTGCTATAAAGTCTTTTAACTTGAAAGCAATGACAGGAGAAACACCAGTTCCAATGTTTTCTCTCTAGGTGGTGAAGTGACTGAATACATTAATCTCTTACAAGATAATCTTCTAGCAATTGTTCTTATTATCTTTACCATTGTACTTATCAGACACTATGTCATTGAAAAAGATAAAGGAACTCAACTTTCAAAGAAGTACAGAAATTCAATTTTTGAGGCCCAATCAAAAATCTTTCTTAATGCTTCTCAGTATTTGATTTCGGGAAATAAAGATCTGGCCATTAAGGAATTTCTGAATGCCGTAGACATAAATAGAGAAACTCTCGAAACTTATTTTGCTCTAGGAGGACTGTTTCGTAGTAATGGCGAAATTGACAAAGCGATAAGCATACATAGATCACTTATCGCCAGAGAAAATATTTCAGAAACCACAAGACTAAGATCCCTTAAAGAATTGGCCATTGATTTTGATAAAGGTGGCTTTCTTGATAAGGCCATCAGTACTTATAGAGACGTTTTAAAAATCAATAGGGACCAACCTGATGTCATCAAATCCCTATGTCGAATTTATGAAGATATTGGAGATTGGGACGAGGCCTATAATTATAGACAAATGCTCTCAAAAGTCTCACATGATTCTCAGTCTGAAACGATTTCACATATTCTAGTAGAAAAAGCAAAAGAATTATTTAATGAGGGACATTTTAGAAAATGTGATGAAGAACTCGAAGAGGCCTTTAGATTTGCTCCTTCTGTGACAGCTAAAATTTTAAAATTAAAACTCTTCCTCGTCTCAGGTAAAATTGAAGATGCACAAAATTATCTGGTTGAAATCATCAACGAATTTCCAATGTACACTTCATTTGTTTTCGTCTCTCTAGAAGAACCTTTTAAGGCCGATGAAAAAATCTCTACAGATTACAAATCAAGACTTGAACTTCTAAGAGATTTTTTCTTGAAATTGGGGGACTCAGAAGTCACAAAGTCTACCTCTGTTGCTCTGAGTAAAGTTAGACTTCTCAAAAATTTTAATAGAACTGAAGAAGCATTTGCAATCCTTGATTCTTGGATAAAAGAAATAGGTCCTACCGAAGATGCAATCGTTGCAGAATATATCAAACTACTTATTGAGATGGGAAAAAAAGAACAAGCACTAGAACAAACCCAAAAACTTCTAAAAGGACTTAGTAATTCCTTGGCCAGACATTTTTGCTCACAATGTGGATACGAATCGGACAATATTTTTTGGCGATGTCCTCAATGCCATACTTGGGAAACAATCCAATTCAGGTGGAAAATATGAAACTTAAATTAACGTGCTTTCTCATTTTACTGGCCTCAAGTTTCCAATCTTTTGCTCTGAAAAAAATTGAACTTGGTACTTTCTATTTTAACGGGGTTTACGGAAATATTAAGGAAAATCCAGATACCTATGCTTCAATTGTGACTAGCTTTTCCTGTGGCCATCCAGTTGTTATGCAAGGTTTTCAAATGAATTCTGGTCAAGTCCAAAAAAAGTTTTCTGCAAATTGGGTGAAGGTGAAAACTGGCCCATATGAAGGATTTCTGCAAGAAAAATACCTCTCCGACAAAAAACCGGAATGTCTGCAAGATAAATATCCTAATTTTTTTAGAAATTTTGATTTTAGTATCACTGAAACTTTCTATTGGGCGCAATTAAATGACCTCTTTATCGAAGGCGCTTCAAAGGATAAATAATGAAGCTACTTATAACCTTTATCACTATTGGGAATTTTCTTAATTTTTCATTAGCAAATACAAATATCGAAAAAAAATCTGAAACAGTTGAAAAAGACTTTCTTGATTATTCAAATATTAAAGAGATTTTAAAAGCAGACCAATTAGATGAAGTAATGAAAAAGAAAAAGGCCGTTCAAGTTGAAAAGCAAAACGCAAAAGAGAAATTTATAAAGTCCAAATATAATTATCCAACTGAATCAGAAACACTTAAAATTCTTAATGAATATTGGTTAGTGAAATCTGCAGCTGAATTGGGTTGGAATTTTAAAAAACCAGATTACGGACTCGATACTTCCTTTAAAGAATTTCTTGAAAAAATGGGCCATCTTGGTACAAAATTTCGGATAATGATTATTAAAAATTCCAAAGTAAGCCATTTTTCTCTACCCTTTGATGGAGAATATTATACTTTTTTAATATCTTCACAATTTATGCGCTCTTTAGATCTCTCCCGGGCCGAAATATCTCTCATCCTTATGGAAGATTTTTACAGATCTCAGGCCAATTATTTTTATGATTTTATAATGAGTAAAGAGTTAAAAGAAGTGATTGGGAAAAATTTCTATAAAGCAGATTTTAATAAGAAAGTTTACTTAGAAGCACTCAAAAAATATGACGAATTTGTTTTTAAAGAAGGCTTTTCTTTTAAACAACAGTTCTACATCACAAAAAAAATGGACAGCATTCTTAAAAATGACCTCACAGTCTGGGGGAGTTATCTAAAACTCATTGAAAAAATAGATGATCTTGTAAAAACAAATGTCTTGTTTAACGAATACACAAAAATTTATCCTTCGCCTGAATTACAACTCAATTGGCTTAAACCCGCACAAAAAAACATATGAATAATCTCCTATGGCAATCAGTTCTTTATTTAATCTTTAGTTTTATAAACTGGCTTGGTTTTGTTGGCTCGATTTCAATATGTGCTTTTTTTCATTTTCAACTCGATCATAACCTTAAGACAATAGAAGATTGGATCCTCGATTATGCATGGCAATTAATTGTGATATGTAAAATGATTGGAATTTTTGTCATCTCAAGAACATTGCCAGTTAAAGTTAGTTTCCCAAATCCTTTTAAAACTATGTTATTAAGAAATCTTGGAGAAATTAATAAAAACTCAATTGTCGTTTCATTGTTTATCCCTCTCTATTTATATAATGTTCTCGTCGAAAAGATTGGACTTGGAAATCTACCTGGGACCATAGAGATAGTTGAATCATTTGTTGGGTTATTTGTATTTTATATAACAGACTTAATGGCCATATGTTTTATTCAAAAATTTTACCCTTTAAATTCAAAAATTTCAGTATTAAGTCGTAATATTATTTTTCTAACTATTTTTTTCATATTCAATAAGTCCTTTTTGCAAGGAGAAAATTCATTAAGTTTATATTTTTTTCTAATGTATTTCATACTTTTAGAGTTTTTATCACATAATAAATATTCACTCTTAAATGTTATTGTTATTATTGTTTTGGGAATGTGTGTGAGTCGATTTATCTTTGGAATAAACCCTCTGGCCCAAGATGATTTTACATTGTTGAAAGGACTGAATAAAATGACTACTATACATCAAATAGTTATTCCAAGTTCTATTTTGTTGTATATTTATTTATCAAAATACAGTTTTGATTTTAATTTTGTAAAAAGAACTAACGTAAGTAAAGGAATATAAATATGTCGGAAAAAATGGATATAATCCAAATTTTATTACATGGTGGACCTGTTGTTAAAGGAGTTCTTCTATTGTTGGCACTCTCGTCCATTTATTCTTGGGCCATTATTTTTAGAAAAAAAAGACAATTAAAACTTGTTGAGGCCAATAACAATACATTTATGGATACCTTTGGTAATGCACAGTCGTTTGATGAAATCGTTTT comes from Halobacteriovoraceae bacterium and encodes:
- a CDS encoding SH3 domain-containing protein, yielding MKLKLTCFLILLASSFQSFALKKIELGTFYFNGVYGNIKENPDTYASIVTSFSCGHPVVMQGFQMNSGQVQKKFSANWVKVKTGPYEGFLQEKYLSDKKPECLQDKYPNFFRNFDFSITETFYWAQLNDLFIEGASKDK